In Deltaproteobacteria bacterium, the sequence GACCCCCAGAGGGAGAAAGGTATAGATACCTGTGGTCAACTTTCTGATCATGCCGACCCGCAGCATCAGCTTATGGCTCACCACCTCTGCCTCCGCTGGCTCCTCCCTCAAAGTAGGCAATAGCAACTGGGAATACCGCATCCTTTTCCTCTCAATACGGGGTTACTTGACCCCCTGCCAGGGCCCTCTCCACGTCCTTCATGATCCTCACCGCCACCATCTGTAAGGCCCTACCCAACTCCAAAATCCTTCTCCACATCTCAAAACCCTTCTTTTTTGACTTGCATTCTATAAGCTATCGTTCTCTCCTGTCAACCATCAGCCACCCTACCCTGTCAGGCCTTTAAAAATAAAGGGCCCAGGATTCGAGGATTCAAGGGTTCAAGTGTTTGTTTTTCACTAGAATCCTGGACTCCTAAGCCCTTAGAACCCTTGTAGTTGGTTCATTGGATCCTCTCAATTCACCAACAAAATGGGAGAAGACCCAAATTAAAAAAGGAGATGGAAGGCCATCTCCCTTTTACATCTCCTTGGTGCCGAAGGCGGGATTTGAACCCGCACGGGAATAACCCACCACCCCCTCAAGATGGCGTGTCTACCAAATTCCACCACTTCGGCACTTTTATTGAACAAATTATATCCCAATTTGCCCCCTTTGACAAGTCCTTTTCCAATCACCTCCCCCTTGGGCCAGGGGCAGTAGGGACCTCTTGCTGCGGCACCTCATCCACCACCGTCTTGGTAGGGGGATGGCCGGCCATAAAGGCCAAGATAAGGGACGTAAGCATAAAAAAGACGGCCACCACGGTAGTGAGCTTGTTCAAAAAGCTGATCGGCCCTGCACTGCCGAAAATGGTCTGGCTGTAACCACCGCCAAAGGCCGATCCCATCTCGGCCCC encodes:
- the secG gene encoding preprotein translocase subunit SecG is translated as MWGMFTGLHVFVCVLMIMIILLQTGKGAEMGSAFGGGYSQTIFGSAGPISFLNKLTTVVAVFFMLTSLILAFMAGHPPTKTVVDEVPQQEVPTAPGPRGR